The Candidatus Methylacidiphilales bacterium genome includes the window CGTTCACTGCCCCAAGTGCCACGCCTACTTCGGCCACACCCGCTTTCCCATGGAGCGGCTGCGTGAATCGGGCTGCACCATCAGCCTCGGCACCGACAGCCTGGCCAGCAACGACACCCTCGACCTGCGCGCCGAAATCCGCCAAGCCCGCTGGACTTTTGGCGACATCCCGCAAATGGAATGGCTGCGCATGGTCACCGTGAATCCAGCCCGGGCACTCGGGCTGGAAGGCAAACTGGGGGTGATCAAACCGGGCGCCTTCGCCGACTTGGTGGCCTTCCCCTGGCCGGAAAACAGCGACCCCGCGGAATCCGTCATCCAGTCACGCGAGGAGCCCGAGCTCCTGATGGTCGGCGGCTCAGTCATTTCCCCATAATGGTGTCAGACACCATTATCGGGGCAGCCAAGTCAACCTTTGGCCGCGTTCCATAGTTGGTGGTAAAGACCCCGTTTGCCCAACAATTCGGGGCCGGTGCCGGATTCGACAATCCTGCCATGCTCGAGGACGAAGATCCTGTCCACCTCGTGCACGGTACCCAGCCGGTGGGTCACGATGAGCGTCGTGGGATCGGCCATGAGGGCTTTGAGCGCCCCCATCAATTCGGCCTCGGTTTTCAAATCCAGCGCACTCGTCGGTTCATCGAGCAACAGAATGGGGGCACGACGGAGAAAGGCCCGCGCGATGCCGATGCGCTGGCGCTGGCCTCCGCTCAGTCGAACCCCACGTTCGCCCACCTCGGTATCGTATCCCTGGGGAAGTGTGGCGATGAAACCATCAGCCTGAGCGGCACGGGCTGCTGCTTCCACCTCCCCCTGGGTGGCCCCGGGCCGGCTGTAGGTGATGTTGTCCCTGATGGAGCCGTTCAGTAGCAATGTATCCTGCAGCACGAGGGACATGTGTTCCCGCAGGGATTTCTTGGTCACGGTCTTGAGGTCCTGGCCGTCCACTCTCACCACCCCGCTGTCGGGATCGTAAAAGCGGGGAATCATGGAGAGGATGGTTGTTTTGCCGGCCCCGGTCCCGCCCACCAAAGCCACGGTCTGGCCGGGCTCCACGGTCAAGGTGATGCCGCCCAGAACAGGCCGTTCTTTCTCATAGGCAAAGGTCACCCCCTGCAACTCAATACGTCCTTTGCCCGGACGAAAGACGCCCGCATCCGGCGCATCGGGCACCTCGTCGCGGGTATCCAGCACCTCGAACACGCGTGAAGCCCCGGCCGCCGCACCTTCCATGGCCCAGACAGTGTAGCTGAGTTGCTCGAGTGGCTGGTAAAACATGGCCAGATAGGATATGAAAACGAAGAGCCGCCCGACATCCAGCCGGCCCTGCTGGACTTCCTGGGCTCCGAAGTAAATCAGGGCGGCCGTGCCCGCGGTGGTGATCAGTCCGACCACGAGCGAACTGACGACCTGGGTCAGGGTCAGGCGGCGGTTGGCGCTGAGTGATCCCTCGGCCTCTCCCTCGAAACGGCGGATTTCGTTTTCCTCCCGCCCGAAGGCATGGACAACGCGGATGGCGCTCAGGGCCTCGGTGACACGGGACAGCACCGCGCTTTCGCGCACCTGGACATCGGTGCTGTCGCGGCGGACGCGGTGGGCGAAGTAGTAGATGGCGGCGAGAAGAAACGGGATGACGGAAACCGAGACCAGGGTCAGGAAGACACTTTCCCTCAACATGACGGCCAGGAAACCGGCCAGGGTCAGGCCACTGCTGACGATGGTCACGAACCCGCGG containing:
- a CDS encoding ABC transporter ATP-binding protein, which gives rise to MNLYRRIAYFYRPFVPTILLALVFLLASIGLKLLSPWPVGWVFNLLKEGTTSAELPLIGRTVGMGEALLWAVFSLIAIQLVWGVFNLFNNYWLIEIGLRALLRLRTEVFARLQYLPLKFHDYRRSGDSSFRVAYDTQSIQTFFNRGFVTIVSSGLTLAGFLAVMLRESVFLTLVSVSVIPFLLAAIYYFAHRVRRDSTDVQVRESAVLSRVTEALSAIRVVHAFGREENEIRRFEGEAEGSLSANRRLTLTQVVSSLVVGLITTAGTAALIYFGAQEVQQGRLDVGRLFVFISYLAMFYQPLEQLSYTVWAMEGAAAGASRVFEVLDTRDEVPDAPDAGVFRPGKGRIELQGVTFAYEKERPVLGGITLTVEPGQTVALVGGTGAGKTTILSMIPRFYDPDSGVVRVDGQDLKTVTKKSLREHMSLVLQDTLLLNGSIRDNITYSRPGATQGEVEAAARAAQADGFIATLPQGYDTEVGERGVRLSGGQRQRIGIARAFLRRAPILLLDEPTSALDLKTEAELMGALKALMADPTTLIVTHRLGTVHEVDRIFVLEHGRIVESGTGPELLGKRGLYHQLWNAAKG